The stretch of DNA ATTGCTCCAGACGGTACAAGCGATATAAGGTCAAACTCTGCCGCTGTAATGCAGGGTACATAGCGGAAACGCTGACTATCATCATGCTGCCGATCAGCATTGCCATTAGCATCTCCGTTAATGAAAAACCTCTCTGCGAATTTTCGCCTAACACGAAACGATACCGGGCAGATACGGCTGCTGACCATTGATACTTTCGCTACAACGGCGTAGCCGCCCTTTGGCAGACAGAATAACCCTCACTCTTCCCGCCTGATTAGAAACCACTATATGTCCGGTACCTGCGGTATTACGTATGCCGTAAAAACCAAAGCCAATATCCGAGTGGCTGACCTCCAAACCAAGCGATGGCTCTGGCAGAATAAAACGTAATCCACTGTCGCTATCGCATTCACCATCACGCTTTGTTTGACTGGCAGTCACACAGCCCCTTGCCCCCAGCTTGCCCACCTGCAGCAGATAGGTTTGATTACGCCAGTTAGCCGCCGCCTGAACCCGGGTTAAAAATGCCAATAGCCCCGCACTGCTTTGTTCTAATACAGCTCGTTGTCGGTAATTCTGCCAACTGGAAATCCCCGTTGATGAGAGAATGGCCGTAATAGCTATTACCAGTAAGATTTCAATTAACGTCATACCACGTTGTCCATCAGGTAAATATCGTTTCATAACCCAACGGTAAAACAGCGTCGAACAGGACAACAGAAGGAGAAGAAAAAGATGGGAAATATCGCCAGAAAATTTGATGTAACAGCATGACAGTTAAATAAATTTTCGAGCCATATCGCAATAAACTGAATAAAAAAATCCCCGACTGGGTTGGCCATATCGGGGATGGAAGGTTAACTGGTTTTTTAACTAAATCGCCACCGGCGCCTTAATCCCTGGATGCGGGTCATAACCCTCAATCTCAAAATCATCAAACTGATAATCAAAAATAGAAGCTGGTTTACGCTTAATCACCAGTTTTGGCAACGCTCGCGGTTCGCGGCTTAGCTGCAAATGGGTCTGCTCCATATGGTTCATATACAGATGGGTATCCCCACCGGTCCAGACGAAATCACCCACTTCCAGATCGCACTGCTGCGCCATCATATGAACCAGCAATGCATAGCTGGCGATATTAAATGGTAAACCCAGGAATACGTCGCAAGAACGCTGATAAAGCTGACAAGATAGCTTGCCATCCGCCACATAGAACTGGAAGAAAGCATGACAAGGTGCCAACGCCATCTGGTCCAATTCACCAACGTTCCAGGCAGAAACAATAATACGGCGCGAGTCCGGATCCTGTTTCAGTTGCTCAACCACTTTGGTAATTTGGTCAATCTGGCGGCCATCTGCTGCGCCCCAGGCGCGCCATTGCTTACCATAAACTGGCCCTAAATCGCCGTTATCATCTGCCCATTCGTCCCAAATAGAGACATTATTTTCATGCAGATAAGCAACGTTAGTTTCACCTTTCAGGAACCATAACAGTTCATGAATAATCGAGCGAATATGGCAACGCTTGGTTGTCACCAGCGGAAAACCATCCTGCAAATTGAAACGCATCTGATGACCAAAGATCGACAGCGTACCGGTACCGGTGCGGTCAGATTTATTTGTGCCCTCATTCAGGACTTTTTGCATTAATTCCAGATACTGTTTCATGGTTATCCTATGCTTGTTGTTTCGAAGTCTGCGGACGGCGGTACGCCCAAACCATCATCAAAATACCGATAATGATCATTGGTAAAGAGAGTAATTGCCCCATACTGAAGAAGTTACTAAACAGCCCCAGTTGAGCATCCGGCTGGCGGAAGAATTCAATAATGAAACGGAATGAACCATAACCAATCAGGAACAGACCTGACACGCTACCAATCGGGCGTTTTTTCTGGATAAACAGGTTCAGAATCACAAACAGAACGATACCTTCCAGACACATCTCGTACAGTTGAGACATGTGGCGCGGTAACATCCCATCTTGCATAAAGGGTAACCACTGAGGATTCTGAGCGGCAAATACTTGATCCGCTGCTCTTGAAGTAGGGAAACGCATGGCCCACGAGAAGTCTGTTACTCGTCCCCACAACTCGCCATTAATAAAGTTACCTAAGCGCCCAACGCCTAAACCAAACGGGATCAGCGGAGCGATAAAGTCGGAAACCTGAAAGAAAGTGCGTTTAGTCCGGTGAGCAAACCAAAACATCACCGCAATCACCCCAAGCAAACCACCGTGGAATGACATTCCACCTTCCCATACCTTAAACAGATAGAGTGGGTTGGCTAAAAAGCTGGGGAAGTCATAAAACAGAACATATCCTAACCGACCACCAACAAAGACACCCAGGAAACCGGTATACAACATGGTTTCTACTTCATCTTTAGTCCAGCCACTACCCGGTTGCTTAGCCCGACGATTTGCCAGCCATAGGGCAAAAACAAACCCTATCAGATACATCATGCCGTACCAGCGCAAGGAGAGGGGTAATGTAGGTTCTAAAGAAAAAATGACCGGGTCAAATTTAGGAAATTCCAAAAAATTAGAGTTCATCACTCACCATTTAGTACGAGTTCAATATTGGATTGGGGTTAAGTTGACACTGTCCGACTTAAAAATAAGTCCGAATCTGGCTATCATATCATAGCCGGGAAAACATTCATCAGAACAGGCCAGTTATTCACGTTCATTTACTTTTCAACATATCAACTGACAAACGCTTATCCCGGCAGGCTAAAATAAATTAGCCCCACAATATTGTGAGGCTAACGGATTCATTCACCTGCCCTCATCCCTTTTTACGGCGATGGGGTGGATGGGTTCGCGGAGGTTTTGCTTCCTGCAATAACATCACTACCGGTGAGAACTCTTTCATCACACGACGATAAACATCACGTTTAAAAGAGACTACCTGACGAACCGGATACCAGTAACTAACCCAGCGCCAGCCATCAAACTCCGGCGTACCGCTGCGTTGCATGTTGATATCTGCTTCACTGCTTAACAGCTGTAACAAAAACCATTTTTGCTTCTGACCAATACAAACGGGCTTGGTATCCCAACGCACCAAACGTTTAGGTAACTTATATCGTAACCAGTTTCGTGTATAACTCAGGATGCGCACATCTTTTCGACTCAGTCCAACTTCCTCGAAAAGCTCTCGGTACATTGCCTGTTCTGGCGTTTCGCCGGGGTTTATTCCCCCTTGAGGAAACTGCCAGGAATGTTGACCAAAACGTCTGGCCCACAAAACTTGTCCTTGTTTATTACAAATTACGATACCAACATTCGGGCGGTAGCCATCATCATCGATCACTGGACTACCTCAAATAAGCATAAATCTTAAAGATAGCCTGATTGTTTCATACTACGCACAAGCGGTAAACCTCTGCTTTATGTCTGTGATGTGATAATCAACCTGAGAATAACTTGACACGATGCACAAAGTTATGAACAGAAATGTGTTGCCAATCGTCAGGTTATTCACTTTTACTGTGGATATCTATGTGAAGAACCAGATAACAATGTGGGTAGAACTTTCTTAAACTCATTATTTAAGAAGTAAGTAAAATTAAATAAAACAATTATATTTCAATATAATAATGAGTTTTACACAGTCAAAAAAATTCATTTAGTCAACTTTATACTATCCGCTAATTTATTCATGCACAAAAAATGTCCTCCGCCGTTTTTATCCACAGTACCTGATAAAAACTTGAACAACATCCCGGCTTATGCGTAAAAAAAACCTTTCGTCAAGGTAAAAAATCGTACTCAGGATTGGCATTTTTATAGTTATCCAAGGAAGCTGTGGATAACATAGTGTAAGATCCTGTTCACTGTCGGTGGCTTATCGCATATAAATTCCGATATGATAGATAAACTTTGTCAGTAAAAAATAAAAATAATTTTATAAATCATGTCATTATAATAGTTATCCTCAAATATTTGACGACTAATAAGTCTGCTGAAAATTATTGTTTGATTATTGAACAGAAAATTGAATAAACAGAAATGGGCCTTTGATGTACAACAATCCACTGCCACCAAACACTCCTGACAGCGAACAACAGCTGTATCAGCGTGCACTCGCACTGGCGGGTTATACCATGAAAGAACTGGCAGAAGCCGCCGGATTGCCCATTCCCGAAAATCTGAAACGGGACAAAGGCTGGGTTGGTATGCTGCTGGAACACTATCTTGGTGCCTGCGCTGGCAGCAAAGCAGAACAAGACTTCCCGCATCTGGGTGTGGAATTAAAAACCATACCGGTAAATGCACAGGGTAAACCGCTGGAAACAACCTTTGTTTGTGTAGCTCCTCTGATTGGCAATATTGGGATTACCTGGGAAAATAGCTATCTGCGCAAAAAACTGCGCCGGGTTCTTTGGGTACCGGTAGAAGGAGAACGGAATAAGCCCTTAGCTCAGCGTCGTGTAGGTACCGCTTTATTATGGAGCCCCGATAACCATGAAGAGCAACAGTTAAGGCGTGATTGGGAAGAGCTAATGGATTTAATTGTCTTAGGCAAAGTGGAATCAATCACTGCTCGTCATGGAGAAATATTACAAATACGCCCCAAAGCAGCAAATAGCCGGGCTTTAACAGAAGCCATTGGTGAATTCGGGCAACCCATTACTACACTACCGCGCGGGTTTTATTTGAAAAAAGAATTCACCGCAACACTATTATCAAAACACTTCAAAATATAAGTAACAACTTATATATGTAAAAGATTTAATATCATTAAAAACAAATATCACCTTATTAATATAAGACATAACCACATTTAGGTAATAGAATCAGTCGGCAATTACCACAATCCCACCTCATCAAAACTAAATTTAATCACCCAAAAAACAATAAGATATAACAGCAACGCTTTATGATATTAAATAAAATATAGAAAGCATTATGACCATAGTGTATTATTTTTCACGAAATTACTATATACACTAATAACTTAATAGTTTATTGAAAGATACTATGGGATTAATACCCTGCTTAGCTAAAGGGAAGGATTTGTTTTTTCAAAAAAC from Limnobaculum xujianqingii encodes:
- a CDS encoding prepilin-type N-terminal cleavage/methylation domain-containing protein, encoding MKRYLPDGQRGMTLIEILLVIAITAILSSTGISSWQNYRQRAVLEQSSAGLLAFLTRVQAAANWRNQTYLLQVGKLGARGCVTASQTKRDGECDSDSGLRFILPEPSLGLEVSHSDIGFGFYGIRNTAGTGHIVVSNQAGRVRVILSAKGRLRRCSESINGQQPYLPGIVSC
- the mutH gene encoding DNA mismatch repair endonuclease MutH, which codes for MYNNPLPPNTPDSEQQLYQRALALAGYTMKELAEAAGLPIPENLKRDKGWVGMLLEHYLGACAGSKAEQDFPHLGVELKTIPVNAQGKPLETTFVCVAPLIGNIGITWENSYLRKKLRRVLWVPVEGERNKPLAQRRVGTALLWSPDNHEEQQLRRDWEELMDLIVLGKVESITARHGEILQIRPKAANSRALTEAIGEFGQPITTLPRGFYLKKEFTATLLSKHFKI
- the lgt gene encoding prolipoprotein diacylglyceryl transferase, whose product is MNSNFLEFPKFDPVIFSLEPTLPLSLRWYGMMYLIGFVFALWLANRRAKQPGSGWTKDEVETMLYTGFLGVFVGGRLGYVLFYDFPSFLANPLYLFKVWEGGMSFHGGLLGVIAVMFWFAHRTKRTFFQVSDFIAPLIPFGLGVGRLGNFINGELWGRVTDFSWAMRFPTSRAADQVFAAQNPQWLPFMQDGMLPRHMSQLYEMCLEGIVLFVILNLFIQKKRPIGSVSGLFLIGYGSFRFIIEFFRQPDAQLGLFSNFFSMGQLLSLPMIIIGILMMVWAYRRPQTSKQQA
- the thyA gene encoding thymidylate synthase encodes the protein MKQYLELMQKVLNEGTNKSDRTGTGTLSIFGHQMRFNLQDGFPLVTTKRCHIRSIIHELLWFLKGETNVAYLHENNVSIWDEWADDNGDLGPVYGKQWRAWGAADGRQIDQITKVVEQLKQDPDSRRIIVSAWNVGELDQMALAPCHAFFQFYVADGKLSCQLYQRSCDVFLGLPFNIASYALLVHMMAQQCDLEVGDFVWTGGDTHLYMNHMEQTHLQLSREPRALPKLVIKRKPASIFDYQFDDFEIEGYDPHPGIKAPVAI
- the rppH gene encoding RNA pyrophosphohydrolase, which encodes MIDDDGYRPNVGIVICNKQGQVLWARRFGQHSWQFPQGGINPGETPEQAMYRELFEEVGLSRKDVRILSYTRNWLRYKLPKRLVRWDTKPVCIGQKQKWFLLQLLSSEADINMQRSGTPEFDGWRWVSYWYPVRQVVSFKRDVYRRVMKEFSPVVMLLQEAKPPRTHPPHRRKKG